A region from the Halomonas piscis genome encodes:
- the lysS gene encoding lysine--tRNA ligase, whose translation MANQDASFDNENHLIAERRAKLAERREQAEARGVSVFPNDFRRDSLSAELDEALSDRDKAELEALDRQAAVAGRIMRKRGPFIVIQDAAGQTQLYVDKKGLPEDVLDDIKSWDIGDIVAGRGPVHKSGKGDLYVKMREARLLTKSLRPLPDKFHGLTDQEARYRQRYVDLIMNPDSRRVFETRAAIISAMRRFFEDRGFMEVETPMLQQIPGGATARPFMTHHNALDIDMYLRVAPELYLKRLVVGGFEKVFEINRNFRNEGLSTRHNPEFTMVEFYWAYADYHDLLDLTEAMLRSTAQKVLGTTTVTYQGETYDFGKPFDRLTLRDAILRHGDGIFAADLDSREAARALAGKLGIPAKDSWGLGKLQTEIFEEVAEPRLDQPTFIIEYPAEVSPLARRNDANPFVTDRFEFFVGGREIANGFSELNDAEDQAERFKEQVAEKDAGDLEAMYYDADYVRALEYGLPPTAGEGIGIDRLVMLFTDSPSIRDVLLFPAMRPEADA comes from the coding sequence ATGGCCAACCAGGACGCGTCTTTTGACAACGAAAATCACCTGATCGCCGAGCGCCGCGCCAAGCTGGCCGAGCGCCGCGAGCAGGCCGAAGCCCGGGGGGTTAGCGTGTTTCCCAACGACTTTCGCCGGGACAGCTTGAGCGCCGAGCTTGACGAGGCGCTGAGCGACAGGGACAAGGCCGAGCTCGAGGCGCTGGACCGCCAGGCGGCGGTGGCCGGGCGCATCATGCGCAAGCGCGGTCCCTTTATCGTGATTCAGGACGCGGCCGGGCAGACCCAGCTCTACGTGGACAAGAAAGGCCTGCCGGAAGACGTGCTCGACGACATCAAGAGCTGGGACATCGGCGATATCGTTGCCGGGCGCGGACCGGTGCACAAGTCGGGCAAGGGCGACCTTTACGTCAAGATGCGTGAGGCCAGGCTTCTGACCAAGAGTCTGCGCCCGCTGCCGGACAAGTTCCACGGCCTGACCGACCAGGAAGCCCGCTATCGCCAGCGCTATGTGGATTTGATCATGAATCCTGACTCGCGCCGGGTGTTCGAGACCCGGGCGGCGATCATCAGCGCCATGCGGCGGTTTTTCGAGGATCGCGGCTTCATGGAAGTCGAAACCCCGATGCTCCAGCAGATTCCCGGCGGCGCCACGGCGCGGCCGTTCATGACCCACCACAATGCGCTGGATATCGACATGTACCTGCGCGTGGCGCCCGAGCTCTACCTCAAGCGGCTGGTGGTGGGCGGCTTTGAAAAAGTCTTTGAAATCAACCGCAACTTCCGTAACGAGGGGCTTTCCACCCGGCACAATCCCGAGTTTACCATGGTCGAGTTCTACTGGGCCTACGCCGACTATCACGACCTTCTTGACCTGACCGAGGCCATGCTGCGCAGCACGGCACAGAAGGTGCTGGGCACCACCACGGTGACCTACCAGGGCGAGACGTACGACTTTGGCAAGCCGTTTGATCGCCTCACCCTGCGCGACGCCATTCTCCGCCACGGCGACGGCATCTTTGCGGCCGACCTGGATTCCCGCGAGGCGGCCCGGGCGCTGGCCGGCAAGCTGGGCATTCCGGCAAAAGACAGCTGGGGGCTTGGCAAGCTGCAGACGGAAATCTTCGAGGAAGTGGCCGAGCCCCGGCTCGACCAGCCCACCTTCATCATCGAATACCCGGCCGAGGTCAGCCCGCTGGCCCGGCGCAACGACGCCAACCCCTTTGTTACCGACCGTTTCGAGTTCTTTGTCGGCGGCCGCGAGATTGCCAACGGCTTCTCCGAGCTCAACGACGCCGAAGACCAGGCCGAGCGCTTCAAAGAGCAGGTGGCGGAGAAGGACGCCGGCGATCTGGAGGCCATGTACTACGACGCCGACTACGTGCGCGCGCTGGAGTACGGCCTGCCGCCCACGGCGGGCGAAGGTATCGGCATCGATCGGCTGGTGATGCTGTTTACCGACAGCCCCTCCATTCGCGACGTGCTGCTGTTCCCGGCCATGCGCCCCGAGGCAGACGCCTAA